The following are from one region of the Salvia splendens isolate huo1 chromosome 2, SspV2, whole genome shotgun sequence genome:
- the LOC121766224 gene encoding uncharacterized protein LOC121766224, which translates to MSKEEGDKRNEDDYPWQQQNRAYQDKDGDMKLWGIVVFGLIGATVTTLAVTQLRRTADWVYSQLSSSQSAWKNRRSFRSSFQEEAWKRYNRRMQEEYEEEMERVERIRRMQSVFNRERNKFKRGYERWNEHDSGAYHQHFQRNDWYWKAEASYRDQQSNYRQNNPRASTNVSLSHHYSVLGLDRRRTKPYTDEEIKSAFRTKAKEFHPDQNQDNKDYAETKFKEVMVSYEAIKSERKNNGPSR; encoded by the exons ATGAGCAAAGAGGAGGGGGATAAACGGAACGAGGATGATTATCCCTGGCAGCAGCAAAACAGAGCCTATCAGGATAAAGATGGGGACATGAAGCTATGGGGGATTGTAGTTTTTGGATTAATCGGAGCCACCGTCACCACATTAGCC GTCACTCAATTGCGAAGGACAGCAGATTGGGTTTATAGTCAG TTGAGCAGTTCTCAATCAGCATGGAAGAACAGGCGTTCTTTTCGATCTAGTTTTCAGGAGGAAGCATGGAAAAGATATAACCGCCGTATGCAAGAAGAATATGAAGAAGAAATGGAGAGAGTG GAGCGAATTCGGAGGATGCAAAGTGTATTcaatagagagagaaataaattcAAAAGGGGTTATGAGAGATGGAACGAACATGACTCAGGTGCATATCATCagcattttcagaggaatgattGGTACTGGAAAGCAGAAGCTTCATACAGAGATCAACAAAGCAATTATAGGCAGAACAACCCTAGGGCCAGCACAAATGTTTCGTTATCACATCATTACTCGGTCCTTGGCCTTGACAG gcGGAGGACGAAGCCCTACACAGATGAAGAGATAAAG TCGGCCTTCAGAACAAAGGCGAAGGAGTTCCATCCGGACCAGAATCAGGACAATAAAG ATTACGCTGAAACAAAATTCAAGGAAGTTATGGTGTCTTACGAGGCCATCAAGTCTGAAAGAAAAAACAACGGCCCCAGCAGGTGA